The following coding sequences are from one Vicia villosa cultivar HV-30 ecotype Madison, WI unplaced genomic scaffold, Vvil1.0 ctg.000556F_1_1, whole genome shotgun sequence window:
- the LOC131629314 gene encoding uncharacterized protein LOC131629314 produces MEQLEQNQVVLREDIDAMNHKVGQMLEALLALSKKNVQHPVIENVDPTSGFTVVNNPIYDSPPEMDDPIQPQTVHTAVSNQIPTMQEHSIIQDAHIPPPHATKISQCAQTNPMINIKAPQATEVIQMCRVMEEQIRALEGKDTQGLDAIYMCLVSDIVIPPKFKMPKFEKYKGFSCPKTHLTMFIWKMAAYAHHDKFLIHCFQDSLSGASLEWYTQLKRNDVHTWKDLAMAFMKHYEYNTDIAPSRSQLQSLSQKSNESFKKYTQRWRELAARVRPPILDRELVDMFLGTLQDPYFEKMISCASLGFFDLMIIGERIERGLKSGKLQGALSSHTSEKECFSDSQKDGEEETDAIWEALQAPPHISYGQHPYVADIQCQQPLLLSPQFQQPQVVPYVNQQAQGSGYQNRCEPRNNLERRNSPLDPIPMTYSQLLPHLVRSSLVFPKFLKPPKSFPPEYDFNAQCGYHAGTVGHSTENCNAYKAKVQKLIDQKYLTLQGGNLLMNGNPILK; encoded by the coding sequence ATGGAGCAATTGGAACAAAATCAAGTCGTGCTGAGAGAGGACATAGATGCTATGAACCATAAGGTGGGCCAAATGTTGGAAGCTCTACTAGCTTTGTCAAAGAAAAATGTCCAACATCCTGTCATAGAGAATGTTGATCCTACATCAGGCTTTACTGTGGTGAACAATCCAATATACGATTCTCCTCCTGAAATGGATGATCCTATCCAACCTCAGACAGTGCACACCGCTGTGTCTAATCAGATCCCTACAATGCAAGAACACTCCATTATTCAAGATGCGCATATCCCACCTCCTCATGCTACTAAAATTTCTCAATGTGCACAGACAAACCCAATGATTAACATCAAAGCTCCTCAGGCTACCGAAGTTATTCAAATGTGTCGTGTCATGGAAGAACAAATAAGAGCCCTAGAAGGAAAAGACACCCAGGGTCTGGATGCTATTTACATGTGCTTAGTGTCAGACATCGTAATCCCGCCAAAGTTTAAGATGCCTAAATTTGAGAAATATAAAGGGTTTAGCTGTCCAAAAACTCATTTGACGATGTTTATTTGGAAGATGGCCGCGTATGCTCACCATGACAAGTTTCTCATCCACTGTTTTCAAGATAGTCTCAGTGGAGCGTCGTTAGAATGGTATACACAACTGAAAAGAAACGATGTACACACTTGGAAAGATTTGGCTATGGCATTCATGAAGCATTATGAATATAATACTGATATTGCTCCTAGCCGTTCACAATTACAAAGTCTCTCTCAAAAGAGTAATGAGTCTTTTAAGAAGTACACTCAAAGATGGAGAGAGTTAGCTGCTCGTGTTCGACCTCCAATACTTGATAGGGAGTTGGTTGATATGTTTTTGGGTACCCTGCAAGACCCATACTTTGAAAAGATGATCAGTTGTGCGTCATTAGGCTTCTTTGACCTAATGATAATTGGAGAACGCATCGAACGCGGTCTCAAAAGTGGAAAACTCCAAGGTGCCTTGAGTAGCCATACTAGTGAGAAGGAATGCTTTAGTGATTCCCAAAAGGATGGGGAGGAAGAAACTGATGCAATTTGGGAAGCTCTGCAAGCTCCACCTCATATATCTTATGGTCAACATCCGTATGTAGCAGATATTCAATGCCAACAACCACTGCTTCTTAGTCCTCAGTTCCAACAACCACAAGTTGTTCCTTATGTAAATCAGCAAGCCCAAGGCAGTGGGTATCAGAATCGGTGTGAGCCTCGAAATAATCTAGAAAGAAGGAATTCTCCTTTGGatccaattcctatgacctatagtcaacTTCTGCCACATTTGGTTCGAAGCTCGTTGGTGTTTCCCAAGTTTCTTAAGCCACCAAAATCATTTCCACCTGAGTACGATTTCAATGCGCAATGTGGATATCACGCCGGAACAGTAGGACACTCAACTGAGAACTGCAATGCCTACAAAGCCAAAGTTCAAAAGTTGATCGACCAGAAGTACCTGACCCTTCAAGGGGGAAACTTGTTGATGAATGGCAACCCCATACTAAAGTGA